Below is a window of Malus domestica chromosome 13, GDT2T_hap1 DNA.
GAACAGAACTCAAACTGGTTAAAAGATATATTTACATATCATATAAGAAGAACGCACTGACATTCAAAGTACAACACAGCTTGGTATTTTACCGCGAATACAAAACCATGGCCACACGTTTACATATTATTTCATATAGATACGTGGCTTAAAACTGCTAACTAATTTAGAGATTGTTGATCACAACACCTATTCAGTTTACCAGAAAGCATGAACGGCCGCATGtcacatttttatactctcATTCAGCCTAGCAGCCGCTATGACCGACGCTGCCACTCCACCGGGACGGGTTCCCAAGTCCGGATTGTTTCGCAGCTCAGCGCTCACAACTCCTTCAGCATCCTGCCTCGTCGCGGCTTTGTCCACGGGCAGCTTCGCAGTTGCACCCTTCAGCCACGCAACAAAAACTACTTCACATCAAACACCTTACTGACCATATtgaataaatacataaaacCACACAGTATCCATATGCCTAATGGTCGAGTTAATTACCGACAACACATCAGTGAGCTTGATCTTGTCCTGCTCCCTCTCAGTCCCAGCATTGTACGCTGCAGCGGATTGAGCCATGGCGGCCAGCCCACCCTGGCTTATCACACTGCTGCCTGTCGCTCTCACCTCAGCTGCCTGAATGGCCGCAGCATCGCTTTGATCAATTGGCCTGTCACCCGCTGTTTGGGCCGAGGCTTCCAGTGCTTCACCTATGGTGATTGAGTTCTGCTGCATGAACCCCGCCGCAGTTGCCTGCGCCACCGGGGTAGGCTGCACATACTGCCCAACCACCTAACCACATCCGAACACACAAGAAAAAGGGTCACCCACCCCCTTTACATCCATAACAGCATAGCATACATTATGTGTTGGACGTATAACACAATGCCAGGCctcatatttatgttttttacgATGTCAAACTATACTACTAATACAAATAGCAGAATGATCAATTCAACCCTACAACATACATGTTAAATTAGTACTGAATAGTACTAATTAATAATTTAGATTCACAGCCtgataacataatatatatacacgATAATATTAGACtgataacataatatatatacacgATAATATTAGACGTAACAATCCGTATGAAGAAATATAGCGTATATATTAGACAGAATTAACATATTAAAAGTGAGTTGTATCGTTAATTGAATCGATCTTTGGTATCTAAATGATCAGGAATATGAGATAGCAGGTTGGGAACCTGTCCACCAACTGATTCAGTGATGATGCGGCTGCCGGGGACATCAGTCTCGGTAACAGTGACACCTTCACTTCCAGCAACATCAGTAGCCTGGTCATGGCGGACGAGACCGGCTCTTTCGTTCCGGCTGGCGGCCGACTGCATGACAGAGGCCGGACCGCCCTTCTGGGTCTGCCCGAAAATCATGGTCTCAGCGGTCTGCATCATGTTAGCATCTTGCGGTGCAATGGGTTTGTCAGCGAGTTGCCCTGAGACGGAGAAAACGTCTCCGTACTTGATCGGCCGCGCCTCGTCCTCCCGAGGCCTCCGTGGCTGTCCCTGGTTCATTCTTATCAGTATTTGTGATGAATTACAACGTTATTTCAACGGTTTTGGTGGTTCTGACTAGTTCTATACGTACGTGTAGATGTTAGGGAAGAATGGCAGACTTTATATAAGGTTATATATAATTTATGGAACGTGATTGACACGTGGATTTTGAGACACGTGTCGATATAAAGGCCAGGACACTTCGAATTCTAGCAGTACACATGTAAGCAGGTGGCTGTGCTTGCAGTTAATCTGCCGACACTTGTCGCTACAGAGGTTGCCAACACTTGTCGGCTTAGGACCCTCGTCACTCCATCGAATGTTCGAACTGATATTGGACGCTAATGCTAGTATCCTTTCAAAGGTTGTAGTTCAAGTTTTTACTATTTACTCATAGAGCCAAGAACTGGTGTTCGATTACGTATCCTAGTACCCTTCTGCAGTTGGAGTTGTTATGAGCACTAactcaattaattaaaaatcgATTTTTAAATG
It encodes the following:
- the LOC103453135 gene encoding late embryogenesis abundant protein D-34-like — encoded protein: MNQGQPRRPREDEARPIKYGDVFSVSGQLADKPIAPQDANMMQTAETMIFGQTQKGGPASVMQSAASRNERAGLVRHDQATDVAGSEGVTVTETDVPGSRIITESVGGQVVGQYVQPTPVAQATAAGFMQQNSITIGEALEASAQTAGDRPIDQSDAAAIQAAEVRATGSSVISQGGLAAMAQSAAAYNAGTEREQDKIKLTDVLSGATAKLPVDKAATRQDAEGVVSAELRNNPDLGTRPGGVAASVIAAARLNESIKM